Proteins from one Escherichia coli genomic window:
- a CDS encoding phage tail protein translates to MAIKGLEQAVENLSRISRTAVPGAAAMAINRVASSAISQSASQVARETKVRRKLVKERARLKRATVKNPQARIKVNRGDLPVIKLGNARIVLSRRRRRKKGQRSALKGGGSVLVVGNRRIPGAFIQQLKNGRWHVMQRVAGKNRYPIDVVKIPMAVPLTTAFKQNIERIRRERLPKELGYALQHQLRMVIKR, encoded by the coding sequence ATGGCCATAAAAGGTCTTGAGCAGGCCGTTGAAAACCTCAGCCGTATCAGCAGAACGGCGGTGCCCGGTGCCGCCGCAATGGCCATTAACCGCGTTGCTTCATCCGCGATATCGCAGTCGGCGTCACAGGTTGCCCGTGAGACAAAGGTACGCCGGAAACTGGTAAAGGAAAGGGCCAGGCTGAAAAGGGCCACGGTCAAAAATCCGCAGGCCAGAATCAAGGTTAACCGGGGGGATTTGCCCGTAATAAAGCTGGGTAACGCGCGGATTGTCCTGTCCCGACGCAGGCGTCGTAAAAAGGGGCAGCGTTCAGCCCTGAAAGGTGGCGGCAGCGTGCTTGTGGTGGGAAACCGTCGTATTCCCGGCGCGTTTATTCAGCAACTGAAAAATGGCCGGTGGCATGTCATGCAGCGTGTGGCCGGGAAAAACCGTTACCCCATTGATGTGGTGAAAATCCCGATGGCGGTGCCGCTGACCACGGCGTTTAAACAAAATATTGAGCGGATACGGCGTGAACGTCTTCCGAAAGAGCTGGGCTATGCGCTGCAGCATCAACTGAGGATGGTAATAAAGCGATGA
- a CDS encoding phage minor tail U family protein has translation MKHTELRAAVLDALEKHDTGATFFDGRPAVFDEADFPAVAVYLTGAEYTGEELDSDTWQAELHIEVFLPAQVPDSELDAWMESRIYPVMSDIPALSDLITSMVASGYDYRRDDDAGLWSSADLTYVITYEM, from the coding sequence ATGAAACATACTGAACTCCGTGCAGCCGTACTGGATGCACTGGAGAAGCATGACACCGGGGCGACGTTTTTTGATGGTCGCCCCGCTGTTTTTGATGAGGCGGATTTTCCGGCAGTTGCCGTTTATCTCACCGGCGCTGAATACACGGGCGAAGAGCTGGACAGCGATACCTGGCAGGCGGAGCTGCATATCGAAGTTTTCCTGCCTGCTCAGGTGCCGGATTCAGAGCTGGATGCGTGGATGGAGTCCCGGATTTATCCGGTGATGAGCGATATCCCGGCACTGTCAGATTTGATCACCAGTATGGTGGCCAGCGGCTATGACTACCGGCGCGACGATGATGCGGGCCTGTGGAGTTCAGCCGATCTGACTTATGTCATTACCTATGAAATGTGA
- a CDS encoding phage tail protein codes for MPVPNPAIPVKGAGTTLWVYNGSGDPYANPLSDVDWSRLAKVKDLTPGELTAESYDDSYLDDEDADWTATGQGQKSAGDTSFTLAWMPGEQGQQALLAWFNEGDTRAYKIRFPNGTVDVFRGWVSSIGKAVTAKEVITRTVKVTNVGRPSMAEDRSTVTAATGMTVTPASTSVVKGQSTTLTVAFQPEGVTDKSFRAVSADKTKATVSVSGMTITVNGVAAGKVNIPVVSGNGEFAAVAEITVTAS; via the coding sequence ATGCCTGTACCAAATCCAGCAATACCGGTGAAAGGTGCCGGAACCACCCTGTGGGTTTATAACGGGAGCGGCGACCCTTATGCGAACCCGCTTTCAGACGTTGACTGGTCGCGTCTGGCAAAAGTTAAAGACCTGACGCCCGGCGAACTGACCGCTGAGTCCTATGACGACAGTTATCTCGATGATGAAGATGCGGACTGGACCGCGACCGGGCAGGGGCAGAAATCTGCCGGAGATACCAGCTTCACGCTGGCGTGGATGCCCGGAGAGCAGGGGCAGCAGGCGCTGCTGGCGTGGTTTAATGAAGGCGATACCCGTGCCTATAAAATCCGCTTCCCGAACGGCACGGTCGATGTGTTCCGTGGCTGGGTCAGCAGTATCGGTAAGGCGGTGACGGCGAAGGAAGTGATCACCCGCACGGTGAAAGTCACCAATGTGGGACGTCCGTCGATGGCAGAAGATCGCAGCACGGTAACAGCGGCAACCGGCATGACCGTGACGCCTGCCAGCACCTCGGTGGTGAAAGGGCAGAGCACCACGCTGACCGTGGCCTTCCAGCCGGAGGGCGTAACCGACAAGAGCTTTCGTGCGGTGTCTGCGGATAAAACAAAAGCCACCGTGTCGGTCAGTGGTATGACCATCACCGTGAACGGCGTTGCTGCAGGCAAGGTCAACATTCCGGTTGTATCCGGTAATGGTGAGTTTGCTGCGGTTGCAGAAATTACCGTCACCGCCAGTTAA
- the gpG gene encoding phage tail assembly chaperone G: protein MFLKTESFEHNGVTVTLSELSALQRIEHLALMKRQAEQAESDSNRKFTVEDAIRTGAFLVAMSLWHNHPQKTQMPSMNEAVKQIEQEVLTTWPTEAISHAENVVYRLSGMYEFVVNNAPEQTEDAGPAEPVSAGKCSTVS from the coding sequence ATGTTCCTGAAAACCGAATCATTTGAACATAACGGTGTGACCGTCACGCTTTCTGAACTGTCAGCCCTGCAGCGCATTGAGCATCTCGCCCTGATGAAACGGCAGGCAGAACAGGCGGAGTCAGACAGCAACCGGAAGTTTACTGTGGAAGACGCCATCAGAACCGGCGCGTTTCTGGTGGCGATGTCCCTGTGGCATAACCATCCGCAGAAGACGCAGATGCCGTCCATGAATGAAGCCGTTAAACAGATTGAGCAGGAAGTGCTTACCACCTGGCCCACGGAGGCAATTTCTCATGCTGAAAACGTGGTGTACCGGCTGTCTGGTATGTATGAGTTTGTGGTGAATAATGCCCCTGAACAGACAGAGGACGCCGGGCCCGCAGAGCCTGTTTCTGCGGGAAAGTGTTCGACGGTGAGCTGA
- a CDS encoding phage tail assembly protein T codes for MFDGELSFALKLAREMGRPDWRAMLAGMSSTEYADWHRFYSTHYFHDVLLDMHFSGLTYTVLSLFFSDPDMHPLDFSLLNRREADEEPEDDVLMQKAAGLAGGVRFGPDGNEVIPASPDVADMTEDDVMLMTVSEGIAGGVRYG; via the coding sequence GTGTTCGACGGTGAGCTGAGTTTTGCCCTGAAACTGGCGCGTGAGATGGGGCGACCCGACTGGCGTGCCATGCTTGCCGGGATGTCATCCACGGAGTATGCCGACTGGCACCGCTTTTACAGTACCCATTATTTTCATGATGTTCTGCTGGATATGCACTTTTCCGGGCTGACGTACACCGTGCTCAGCCTGTTTTTCAGCGATCCGGATATGCATCCGCTGGATTTCAGTCTGCTGAACCGGCGCGAGGCTGACGAAGAGCCTGAAGATGATGTGCTGATGCAGAAAGCGGCAGGGCTTGCCGGAGGTGTCCGCTTTGGCCCGGACGGGAATGAAGTTATCCCCGCTTCCCCGGATGTGGCGGACATGACGGAGGATGACGTAATGCTGATGACAGTATCAGAAGGGATCGCAGGAGGAGTCCGGTATGGCTGA
- a CDS encoding phage tail tape measure protein, producing the protein MAEPVGDLVVDLSLDAARFDEQMARVRRHFSGTESDAKKTAAVVEQSLSRQALAAQKAGISVGQYKAAMRMLPAQFTDVATQLAGGQSPWLILLQQGGQVKDSFGGMIPMFRGLAGAITLPMVGATSLAVATGALAYAWYQGNSTLSDFNKTLVLSGNQAGLTADRMLVLSRAGQAAGLTFNQTSESLSALVKAGVSGEAQIASISQSVARFSSASGVEVDKVAEAFGKLTTDPTSGLTAMARQFHNVTAEQIAYVAQLQRSGDEAGALQAANEAATKGFDDQTRRLKENMGTLETWADRTARAFKSMWDAVLDIGRPDTAQEMLIKAEAAFKKADDIWSLRKDDYFVNDEARARYWDDREKARLALEAARKKAEQQSQQDKNAQQQSDTEASRLKYTEEAQKAYERLQTPLEKYTARQEELNKALKDGKILQADYNTLMAAAKKDYEATLKKPKQSGVKVSAGDRQEDSAHAALLTLQAELRTLEKHAGANEKISQQRRDLWKAESQFAVLEEAAQRRQLSAQEKSLLAHKDETLEYKRQLAALGDKVTYQERLNALAQQADKFAQQQRAKRAAIDAKSRGLTDRQAEREATEQRLKEQYGDNPLALNNVMSEQKKTWAAEDQLRGNWMAGLKSGWSEWEESATDSMSQVKSAATQTFDGIAQNMAAMLTGSEQNWRSFTRSVLSMMTEILLKQAMVGIVGSIGSAIGGGASASGGTAIQAAAAKFHFATGGFTGTGGKYEPAGIVHRGEFVFTKEATSRIGVGNLYRLMRGYAEGGYVGGAGSPAQMRRAEGINFNQNNHVVIQNDGTNGLPGPQMMKAVYDMARKGARDEIQTQMRDGGLFSGGGR; encoded by the coding sequence ATGGCTGAACCGGTAGGCGATCTGGTCGTTGATTTGAGTCTGGATGCGGCCAGATTTGACGAGCAGATGGCCAGAGTCAGGCGTCATTTTTCCGGTACGGAAAGTGATGCGAAAAAAACAGCGGCAGTCGTTGAACAGTCGCTGAGCCGACAGGCGCTGGCTGCACAGAAAGCGGGGATTTCCGTCGGGCAGTATAAAGCCGCCATGCGTATGCTGCCTGCACAGTTCACCGACGTGGCCACGCAGCTTGCAGGCGGGCAAAGTCCGTGGCTGATCCTGCTGCAACAGGGGGGGCAGGTGAAGGACTCCTTCGGCGGGATGATCCCCATGTTCAGGGGGCTTGCCGGTGCGATCACCCTGCCGATGGTGGGGGCCACCTCGCTGGCGGTGGCGACCGGTGCGCTGGCGTATGCCTGGTATCAGGGCAACTCAACCCTGTCCGATTTCAACAAAACGCTGGTCCTTTCCGGCAATCAGGCGGGACTGACGGCAGATCGTATGCTGGTCCTGTCCAGAGCCGGGCAGGCGGCAGGGCTGACGTTTAACCAGACCAGCGAGTCACTCAGCGCACTGGTTAAGGCGGGGGTAAGCGGTGAGGCTCAGATTGCGTCCATCAGCCAGAGTGTGGCGCGTTTCTCCTCTGCATCCGGCGTGGAGGTGGACAAGGTCGCTGAAGCCTTCGGGAAGCTGACCACAGACCCGACGTCGGGGCTGACGGCGATGGCACGCCAGTTCCATAACGTGACGGCGGAGCAGATTGCGTATGTTGCTCAGTTGCAGCGTTCCGGCGATGAAGCCGGGGCATTGCAGGCGGCGAACGAGGCCGCGACGAAAGGGTTTGATGACCAGACCCGCCGCCTGAAAGAGAACATGGGTACGCTGGAGACCTGGGCAGACAGGACAGCGCGGGCATTCAAATCCATGTGGGATGCGGTGCTGGATATTGGTCGTCCTGATACCGCGCAGGAGATGCTGATTAAGGCAGAGGCTGCGTTTAAGAAAGCGGACGACATCTGGAGTCTGCGCAAGGATGATTATTTTGTTAACGATGAAGCGCGGGCGCGTTACTGGGATGATCGTGAAAAGGCCCGTCTTGCGCTTGAAGCCGCGAGAAAGAAGGCTGAACAGCAGAGTCAACAGGACAAAAATGCGCAGCAGCAGAGCGATACTGAAGCGTCACGGCTGAAATATACCGAAGAGGCGCAGAAGGCTTACGAACGGCTGCAGACGCCGCTGGAGAAATATACCGCCCGTCAGGAAGAACTGAACAAGGCACTGAAGGACGGGAAAATTCTGCAGGCAGATTACAACACGCTGATGGCGGCGGCGAAAAAGGACTATGAAGCGACGCTGAAAAAGCCGAAACAGTCCGGCGTGAAGGTGTCTGCGGGCGATCGTCAGGAAGACAGTGCTCATGCTGCCCTGCTGACGCTTCAGGCTGAACTCCGGACGCTGGAGAAGCATGCCGGAGCAAATGAGAAAATCAGCCAGCAGCGCCGGGATTTGTGGAAGGCGGAGAGTCAGTTCGCGGTACTGGAGGAGGCGGCACAACGTCGCCAGCTGTCTGCACAGGAGAAATCCCTGCTGGCGCATAAAGATGAGACGCTGGAGTACAAACGCCAGCTGGCTGCACTTGGCGACAAGGTTACGTATCAGGAGCGCCTGAACGCGCTGGCGCAGCAGGCGGATAAATTCGCACAGCAGCAACGGGCAAAACGGGCCGCCATTGATGCGAAAAGCCGGGGGCTGACTGACCGGCAGGCAGAACGGGAAGCCACGGAACAGCGCCTGAAGGAACAGTATGGCGATAATCCGCTGGCGCTGAATAACGTCATGTCAGAGCAGAAAAAGACCTGGGCGGCTGAAGACCAGCTTCGCGGGAACTGGATGGCAGGCCTGAAGTCCGGCTGGAGTGAGTGGGAAGAGAGCGCCACGGACAGTATGTCGCAGGTAAAAAGTGCAGCCACGCAGACCTTTGATGGTATTGCACAGAATATGGCGGCGATGCTGACCGGCAGTGAGCAGAACTGGCGCAGCTTCACCCGTTCCGTGCTGTCCATGATGACAGAAATTCTGCTTAAGCAGGCAATGGTGGGGATTGTCGGAAGTATAGGCAGCGCCATTGGCGGCGGCGCATCAGCGTCAGGCGGTACAGCCATTCAGGCAGCTGCGGCGAAATTCCATTTTGCGACCGGAGGGTTTACGGGAACCGGCGGCAAATATGAGCCAGCGGGGATTGTTCACCGTGGTGAGTTTGTCTTCACGAAGGAGGCAACCAGCCGGATTGGCGTGGGGAATCTTTACCGGCTGATGCGCGGCTATGCGGAAGGTGGTTATGTGGGCGGTGCCGGAAGTCCGGCGCAGATGCGGCGGGCTGAAGGCATTAATTTTAATCAGAACAATCACGTGGTGATTCAGAACGACGGTACGAATGGTCTGCCAGGTCCACAGATGATGAAGGCAGTGTATGACATGGCCCGCAAGGGTGCCCGTGATGAAATTCAGACACAGATGCGTGATGGTGGCCTGTTCTCCGGAGGTGGACGATGA
- a CDS encoding phage tail protein produces MKTFRWKVKPGMDVASAPSVRKVRFGDGYSQRAPAGLNADLKTYSVTLSVPRWEATALESFLAEHGGWKSFLWTPPYEWRQIKVTCAKWSSRVSMLRVEFSAEFEQVVN; encoded by the coding sequence ATGAAAACCTTCCGCTGGAAAGTGAAACCCGGTATGGATGTGGCTTCGGCCCCTTCCGTAAGAAAGGTGCGCTTTGGTGATGGCTATTCCCAGCGAGCGCCTGCCGGGCTGAATGCCGACCTGAAAACGTACAGCGTGACGCTTTCTGTTCCCCGTTGGGAGGCCACGGCGCTTGAGTCGTTTCTGGCTGAGCACGGGGGCTGGAAATCCTTTCTGTGGACGCCGCCTTATGAGTGGCGGCAGATAAAGGTGACCTGCGCAAAATGGTCGTCGCGGGTCAGTATGCTGCGTGTTGAGTTCAGCGCAGAGTTTGAACAGGTGGTGAACTGA
- a CDS encoding phage minor tail protein L, with translation MQDIRQETLNECTRAEQSASVVLWEIDLTEVGGERYFFCNEQNEKGEPVTWQGRQYQPYPIQGSGLELNGKGTSTRPTLTVSNLYGMVTGMAEDLQSLVGGTVVRRKVYARFLDAVNFVNGNSDADPEQEVISRWRIEQCSELSAVSASFVLSTPTETDGAVFPGRIMLANTCTWTYRGDECGYHGPAVADEYDQPTSDITKDKCSKCLSGCKFRNNVGNFGGFLSINKLSQ, from the coding sequence ATGCAGGATATCCGGCAGGAAACACTGAATGAATGCACCCGTGCGGAGCAGTCGGCCAGCGTGGTGCTCTGGGAAATCGATCTGACAGAGGTCGGTGGAGAACGTTATTTTTTCTGTAATGAGCAGAACGAAAAAGGTGAGCCGGTCACCTGGCAGGGGCGACAGTATCAGCCATATCCCATTCAGGGGAGTGGTCTTGAACTGAATGGCAAAGGCACCAGTACGCGCCCCACGCTGACGGTTTCTAACCTGTACGGTATGGTCACCGGGATGGCGGAAGATCTGCAGAGTTTGGTCGGCGGAACGGTGGTCCGGCGTAAGGTTTACGCCCGTTTTCTGGATGCGGTGAACTTCGTCAACGGAAACAGCGACGCCGATCCGGAGCAGGAGGTGATCAGCCGCTGGCGCATCGAGCAGTGCAGCGAACTGAGCGCGGTGAGTGCCTCCTTTGTACTGTCCACGCCGACGGAAACGGATGGCGCTGTTTTTCCGGGACGTATCATGCTGGCCAACACCTGCACCTGGACCTATCGCGGCGATGAGTGCGGTTATCACGGTCCGGCGGTCGCGGATGAATATGACCAGCCAACGTCCGATATCACGAAGGATAAATGCAGCAAATGCCTGAGCGGTTGTAAGTTCCGCAATAACGTCGGCAACTTTGGCGGCTTCCTTTCCATTAACAAACTTTCGCAGTAA
- a CDS encoding C40 family peptidase, whose product MTQTESAILAHARRCAPAESCGFVVSTPEGERYFPCVNISGEPEAYFRMSPEDWLQAEMQGEIVALVHSHPGGQPWLSEADRRLQVQSDLPWWLVCRGAIHKFRCVPHLTGRRFEHGVTDCYTLFRDAYHLAGIEMPDFHRGDDWWRNGQNLYLDNMEATGFYRVALTEAQPGDVLLCCFGSSVPNHAAIYCGDGELLHHIPEQLSKRERYTDKWQRRTHSLWRHRAWRASAFTGIYNDLAAASICV is encoded by the coding sequence ATGACACAGACAGAATCAGCGATTCTGGCGCACGCCCGGCGATGTGCGCCAGCGGAGTCGTGCGGCTTCGTGGTAAGCACGCCGGAGGGGGAAAGATATTTCCCCTGCGTGAATATCTCCGGTGAGCCGGAGGCGTATTTCCGTATGTCGCCGGAAGACTGGCTGCAGGCAGAAATGCAGGGTGAGATTGTGGCGCTGGTCCACAGCCACCCCGGTGGTCAGCCCTGGCTGAGTGAGGCCGACAGGCGGCTGCAGGTGCAGAGTGATTTGCCGTGGTGGCTGGTCTGCCGGGGGGCGATTCACAAGTTCCGCTGTGTGCCGCATCTCACCGGGCGGCGCTTTGAGCACGGGGTGACGGACTGTTACACGCTGTTCCGGGATGCTTATCATCTGGCGGGGATTGAGATGCCGGATTTTCATCGCGGGGATGACTGGTGGCGTAACGGTCAGAATCTCTATCTTGACAATATGGAGGCGACTGGTTTTTACCGTGTCGCACTGACAGAGGCGCAGCCTGGCGACGTGCTGCTGTGCTGCTTTGGTTCATCGGTGCCGAATCATGCCGCCATTTACTGTGGTGACGGCGAGCTGCTGCACCATATTCCTGAACAACTGAGCAAACGAGAGAGGTATACCGACAAATGGCAGCGACGCACACACTCCCTCTGGCGTCACCGGGCATGGCGCGCATCTGCCTTTACGGGGATTTACAACGATTTGGCCGCCGCATCGATCTGCGTGTGA
- a CDS encoding tail assembly protein: protein MARICLYGDLQRFGRRIDLRVKTGAEAIRALAMQIPAFRQKLSDGWYQVRIAGRDTGETELSARLNEPLANGAVIHIVPRLAGAKSGGVFQAVLGAAVMAVAIWMPGVGIMASNLLFSLGASMTLGGVAQMLAPKPKTPRTQTTDNGKQNTYFSSLDNMVAQGNVLPVLYGEMRVGSRVVSQEISTADEGDGGQVVVIGR, encoded by the coding sequence ATGGCGCGCATCTGCCTTTACGGGGATTTACAACGATTTGGCCGCCGCATCGATCTGCGTGTGAAAACGGGGGCCGAAGCCATCCGGGCGCTGGCCATGCAGATCCCGGCGTTTCGTCAGAAGCTGAGCGACGGCTGGTATCAGGTACGCATTGCCGGGCGTGATACAGGTGAAACGGAATTATCAGCCCGTCTTAATGAACCGCTGGCAAATGGTGCTGTGATCCATATCGTGCCGCGTCTGGCGGGAGCCAAAAGTGGCGGTGTGTTTCAGGCTGTGCTGGGGGCGGCTGTTATGGCGGTTGCTATATGGATGCCGGGGGTAGGAATTATGGCGAGTAATCTGCTGTTTTCTCTCGGTGCCAGTATGACGCTTGGCGGTGTTGCACAGATGCTGGCCCCTAAACCCAAAACCCCCCGCACACAGACAACGGATAACGGCAAACAGAACACCTATTTTTCTTCACTGGATAATATGGTTGCCCAGGGCAATGTCCTGCCCGTTCTGTACGGTGAAATGCGTGTGGGGTCACGTGTGGTTTCTCAGGAGATCAGCACGGCAGACGAAGGGGACGGTGGTCAGGTTGTGGTGATTGGTCGCTGA